The following coding sequences are from one Scomber japonicus isolate fScoJap1 chromosome 3, fScoJap1.pri, whole genome shotgun sequence window:
- the zgc:158258 gene encoding specifically androgen-regulated gene protein gives MPKSDTWPGGIGLETMTGMDSAGSCDSVVSANSGFSDDSLEYLSAEEKACLMFLEETIESLDTEDDSGLSNDEPDQLSNPGNLATIMADLSASMSKSKLSGSPTQFSEKPFKEKADTKPMQSYLVPTPFAMANSNTAFNAKSGVSPDTNFCSKPQIPSSTNKSGHQYNQNSPRVPLEVKVVIPPQTKPRDYSVRTPEGPLPRGPLSYDALVHLRRNASTKKTPLCPKVDHTIEWEKHPRVIVEGPNLGDLSRSDKSHSEASKSKMGPPVLAPKPKRIPANISVMTQNEAPINSESPHDVKHATDPKLVRLEALQKLGLLKDEQPENEAVVHPKHEPSSDPTPNRFVKGPANINTSRTPSFCYSQMATEPKNKPSLQSSASFHYCSRPDQQSESASYPPQPNASKAPARERSTTLDNPRNGGYCPEPQRTTAAEPVKTTTAAKPVPQKPSSPVGYTVMMVPGMGADRKEALRKLGLLKD, from the exons ATGCCCAAAAGCGATACCTGGCCAGGTGGCATTGGATTGGAGACGATGACCGGCATGGACAGCGCTGGCAGCTGTGACAGTGTTGTCAGTGCCAATTCTGGCTTT AGTGATGACAGTCTGGAGTACTTGTCTGCTGAAGAGAAGGCCTGTCTCATGTTTTTGGAGGAGACTATTGAGTCTTTGGATACTGAGGATGATAGCGGACTGTCCAATGACGAACCTGACCAACTGTCCAACCCTGGCAACCTTGCTACCATAATGGCTGACCTGTCAGCCTCCATGAGCAAAAGCAAGCTCAGTG GCTCACCAACACAGTTCTCTGAGAAACCCTTCAAGGAAAAGGCTGACACCAAACCTATGCAGAGCTACTTGGTTCCTACACCTTTTGCTATGGCAAACAGCAATACTGCATTCAATGCTAAATCAGGTGTTTCCCCAGATACCAACTTCTGCTCTAAACCTCAGATCCCTTCTTCAACCAACAAATCCGGTCACCAATACAACCAGAATTCTCCTCGCGTACCTTTAGAGGTTAAGGTTGTGATACCTCCTCAGACCAAACCCAGAGACTACTCAGTTAGGACACCTGAGGGTCCTTTACCTAGAGGGCCTCTGTCCTACGATGCACTTGTTCATCTGCGGAGGAATGCCTCCACAAAGAAAACCCCATTATGTCCCAAAGTTGATCATACTATAGAGTGGGAGAAGCACCCTCGTGTCATAGTGGAAGGCCCAAACCTTGGAGATCTGTCAAGATCTGACAAATCACACTCAGAGGCTTCCAAGTCTAAGATGGGTCCCCCAGTTTTGGCACCCAAACCCAAAAGAATTCCTgccaatatatctgtgatgaCACAAAATGAAGCACCCATAAACTCAGAATCTCCACACGATGTCAAGCATGCAACAGATCCAAAGTTGGTGAGACTGGAAGCTTTGCAGAAGCTGGGCCTCCTGAAGGACGAACAGCCAGAAAATGAGGCAGTGGTACACCCTAAACATGAACCCTCTTCAGATCCAACTCCCAACAGATTTGTAAAAGGTCCTGCTAACATTAACACATCAAGAACCCCATCTTTTTGTTATTCTCAAATGGCCACCGAACCGAAGAACAAGCCAAGTCTTCAGAGCAGTGCCAGTTTCCACTACTGCTCCAGACCTGACCAACAGTCTGAGTCTGCATCATATCCCCCCCAACCCAATGCATCGAAGGCACCTGCTCGAGAACGCTCTACCACCCTGGACAACCCTAGAAACGGTGGATACTGTCCTGAACCACAACGCACCACAGCAGCTGAACCAGTGAAAACGACCACTGCAGCAAAGCCTGTACCCCAAAAACCCTCAAGCCCTGTTGGATACACTGTGATGATGGTGCCTGGGATGGGAGCTGATCGGAAAGAGGCTCTCAGAAAGCTGGGGCTGCTCAAAGACTAA
- the sh2d5 gene encoding SH2 domain-containing protein 5, whose amino-acid sequence MGEAPTTEDGIVTRSAEYVGSFPVDDCCLDDQMEQLHTQLKSLKVCKRRRSVSLKFSVKGVKMYNEDETTLLMAHALRRVSLSTARPVDAQFAFVSHNPGSMDAQLYCHVFKARHARAAQFLNLLLCRCFQLSYLEKHPEEAQGDSVGELPHRSPSLLNHGFPLSVSALVSFRRAPFRGWLPGTKKSQKSSDDQHSSQDEVFPTSSPSLTRKKAIRNKVLRSGAYRSFTFTPLKQRNVQERLSASQGKEQDKTPARRSRAPSLAETEEALAQAVWCWAGIATDNSYSLLVDDVLGSFLLCPHPKKPKCGSLIIRFPSGLITHLIENTRKGKFLLEKCKTEFSSLAEMIEHYTENQDELPCLLNCARVNHCYEWEENTRKLPSVKLHKNLNKGKIKSTQKRKEWV is encoded by the exons ATGGGTGAGGCACCAACCACAGAAGATGGCATAGTGACACGATCAGCAGAG TATGTGGGCTCATTTCCTGTGGACGACTGCTGTTTGGATGACCAGATGGAGCAACTACACACGCAGCTGAAGTCCCTTAAA GTATGCAAGAGAAGAAGGTCTGTATCCCTGAAGTTCTCCGTTAAAGGTGTGAAAATGTACAATGAGGATGAAACG ACCCTCCTCATGGCCCACGCTCTGCGGAGAGTCTCTCTGTCCACCGCTCGGCCCGTCGATGCCCAGTTTGCCTTCGTCTCCCACAACCCCGGCAGCATGGACGCACAGCTGTACTGCCATGTCTTTAAGGCGAGGCACGCCCGAGCT GCCCAGTTCTTGAACCTGCTGCTTTGCCGATGTTTCCAGTTGTCTTACTTAGAGAAGCACCCAGAGGAAGCTCAGGGAGACTCTGTTGGCGAATTGCCTCATCGCAGCCCCTCCCTGCTCAACCACGGCTTCCCTCTCAGCGTCAGTGCCCTGGTGTCCTTCAGAAGAGCCCCTTTTAGGGGGTGGTTGCCAGGGACAAAG aaaagtcaaaagtcttcTGATGACCAGCACAGCAGCCAAGATGAAGTCTTCCCAACGTCGTCCCCGTCCCTGACGCGCAAGAAAGCCATCCGCAACAAAGTACTGCGCTCTGGGGCGTACCGCTCCTTCACTTTCACGCCGCTCAAACAACGAAATGTTCAGGAGCGACTGAGCGCGTCACAAG GAAAGGAGCAAGACAAGACACCAGCGAGGAGGTCCCGAGCTCCGAGTTTGGCCGAGACAGAAGAAGCTCTGGCTCAGGCAGTGTGGTGTTGGGCTGGTATCGCAAC TGACAACAGCTACTCCCTGCTTGTAGACGACGTTCTGGGATCATTCCTCCTTTGCCCTCATCCAAAGAAACCAAAGTGTGGCTCTCTCATCATTCGCTTCCCCTCTGGTCTGATCACACATCTCATAGAAAACACTCGTAAAGGGAAATTCCTGTTGGAG AAATGCAAGACTGAATTCAGTTCGTTAGCAGAAATGATTGAACACTACACAGAGAACCAGGACGAGCTGCCGTGCCTGCTGAACTGCGCCCGAGTAAACCACTGCTACGAGTGGGAGGAAAATACCAGAAAACTACCATCTGTGAAGCTACACAAGAACCTGAACAAAGGCAAAATTAAAAGTACccagaaaaggaaggaatgggttTAA
- the kif17 gene encoding kinesin-like protein KIF17: MGSESVKVVVRCRPLNDREHALGCKMVLCMDLRRCQCFIEKPRALDEPPKQFTFDGTYFIDQNTEQMYNEIAYPLVEGVTEGYNGTIFAYGQTGSGKSFTMQGVTEPAAQRGVIPRAFEHVFESIQCAENTKFLVRASYLEIYNEEIRDLLGNDTKQRLELKEHPEHGVYVRDLSMHTVHSVGECERIIEQGWRNRAVGYTLMNKDSSRSHSIFTIHLEICNTDGDGEDHIRAGKLNLVDLAGSERQSKTGATGERLREATKINLSLSALGNVISALVDGRSKYIPYRDSKLTRLLQDSLGGNTRTLMIACLSPADNNYEESLSTLRYANRAKSIQNRPRINEDPKDALLREYQEEIKNLRALISGQLGTANLSSLLSGQSSETSSAVPSRPQSSTTEAEKEKIKEEYEARLAKLQAEYNAEQESKAKLQEDIATLRSSYELKLSDLEEARASRGSSITRNVSSSCMTQVAEEELRLTTDPLCSSTIEETSLTEVLSATVMLVSQSAVPCAAVSVQKGPDGDGLRDSPDVTTAGSLDQKHVLERLQQLEQEVVGGEQARNKELQQRHRQRKTLADQRKVQLITALSENSEDSENVLLNVYNSIQEEVHAKNQMLVKVQGKLKAAKLEIRDLQAEFEVERDDYLATIRRLEREGQLLHSLLERMVPLVRRDCNYSNLDRLKKEAVWDEDSATWRLPDVMVQKTTLPSAVAPKLPAHRGSVADIGEPFSQAEEDRYKEMLDRSDSENIASTYFKSKRASQLLGGEATRGHVVHSPPLVNGASHLTVSGSNMNPPVSSDSVLPRPFRLESLGFPMSNGKVKRKKSKSHINNEGY, encoded by the exons ATGGGGTCAGAGTCAGTGAAGGTGGTGGTAAGGTGCAGGCCTCTGAATGACAGGGAGCATGCTCTGGGCTGTAAGATGGTGCTGTGCATGGACCTGCGCCGCTGCCAGTGCTTCATAGAGAAGCCCAGGGCACTGGATGAGCCACCCAAACAGTTCACCTTTGATGGGACCTACTTCATTGATCAAAACACTGAGCAGATGTACAACGAGATTGCATATCCTCTAGTAGAG GGTGTCACTGAGGGGTACAATGGCACAATTTTTGCCTATGGTCAAACTGGAAGCGGTAAGTCTTTCACCATGCAGGGAGTCACCGAGCCTGCAGCCCAGAGGGGGGTTATTCCACGAGCCTTTGAGCATGTCTTTGAGAGCATTCAG TGTGCTGAAAATACCAAATTCCTGGTGAGGGCTTCCTATTTGGAGATTTACAATGAGGAAATCAGAGACCTTTTGGGAAATGACACCAAGCAGAGATTAGAG TTGAAGGAGCACCCAGAGCATGGAGTGTATGTGCGGGACCTCTCCATGCACACTGTGCACAGTGTGGGGGAGTGTGAGAGGATCATAGAGCAAGGCTGGAGGAATCGGGCAGTGGGCTACACGCTGATGAACAAAGACTCCTCTCGTTCCCACTCCATCTTCACCATCCACCTGGAGATTTGCAACACTg ATGGAGATGGTGAGGACCATATACGAGCAGGTAAGCTCAACCTTGTGGACCTGGCAGGAAGTGAGCGTCAGTCTAAAACCGGCGCAACTGGAGAGCGACTCAGGGAGGCCACCAAGATCAACCTGTCCCTCTCTGCTCTGGGCAACGTCATCTCTGCTCTGGTGGACGGACGCTCCAAATACATCCCCTACCGGGACTCCAAGCTGaccaggctgctgcaggacTCCCTGGGAGGGAACACGCGAACCTTGATGATTGCCTGTCTCTCCCCTGCTGACAACAACTACGAGGAAAGCTTGAGCACTCTGCGCTATGCCAACCGGGCCAAGAGCATCCAGAACAGGCCTCGTATCAATGAGGACCCTAAGGATGCTCTGCTCCGAGAGTATCAGGAAGAGATCAAGAACCTGCGGGCCCTCATCTCAGGCCAGCTGGGCACTGCTAACCTTTCAT ctctacTGTCTGGTCAGTCGTCTGAGACTTCTTCTGCTGTCCCTTCAAGGCCACAATCTAGCACCACAGAAGCAGAAAAGGAGAAGATTAAAGAG GAGTACGAGGCGAGGCTTGCCAAGTTGCAGGCTGAGTATAATGCAGAGCAGGAATCCAAGGCAAAGCTGCAGGAGGACATCGCTACCCTGCGTTCCTCCTATGAATTGAAGCTGTCTGATCTGGAGGAGGCACgagccagcagggggagctctATCACAAGGAATG TGAGCTCCAGTTGCATGACACAGGTCGCTGAGGAGGAGCTGCGTCTCACTACCGATCCCTTGTGCAGCAGTACAATTGAGGAAACTTCCCTGACTGAGGTACTGTCCGCCACTG TCATGTTGGTGAGCCAGTCCGCTGTACCGTGTGCAGCTGTCAGTGTCCAAAAAGGTCCAGATGGAGATGGGCTCAGAGATTCACCTGATGTCACCACAGCAGGGTCTCTGGATCAGAAACATGTCCTGGAAAG gctgcagcagctggagcaggagGTGGTAGGAGGAGAACAAGCCAGGAACAAAGAGTTACAGCAGAGACACCGACAGAGGAAGACCCTCGCAGATCAGAGAAAAGTCCAGCTCATCACGGCCTTGTCGGAGAACAGCGAGGATAGTGAAAATGTGCTCTTAAATGTCTACAACTCCATCCAGGAAGAGGTCCATGCCAAAAATCAGATGTTGGTCAAAGTCCAAGGCAAG CTGAAAGCAGCCAAACTGGAGATCCGTGACCTGCAGGCAGAGTTTGAAGTGGAAAGGGACGATTATCTGGCAACAATCCGTCGGCTGGAGAGGGAAGGCCAGTTACTCCACAGCCTGCTGGAGCGTATGGTGCCCCTGGTGCGACGTGACTGCAACTACAGCAACCTGGACCGCCTGAAGAAAGAAGCTGTCTGGGACGAGGACAGCGCCACTTGGAGACTGCCAGACGTGATGGTGCAGAAAACAACACTGCCTTCAG CAGTGGCTCCAAAACTTCCAGCTCACAGAGGCTCAGTCGCTGATATTGGAGAACCATTTTCG CAAGCGGAAGAGGACAGGTATAAGGAAATGCTGGACCGTAGCGACAGCGAAAATATTGCCAGCACCTACTTCAAGTCAAAGAGGGCGAGCCAACTACTGGGAGGTGAAGCCACCAGGGGACACG TTGTCCACTCTCCTCCCCTCGTTAATGGGGCGTCCCACCTAACTGTGAGCGGTTCCAACATGAACCCGCCTGTCAGCTCAGACTCCGTCCTGCCACGCCCCTTCCGCCTCGAGTCGTTGGGTTTCCCGATGTCCAATGGTAAGGTGAAGCGCAAAAAAAGCAAGTCTCACATCAATAATGAGGGTTACTGA